The genomic interval ctctttcctcttctCCCTCTTCGCCCTCCGATTCGGCCGCCCGCTCCACCTCCCCttcgtcgcctcctcctccctcggcgggaacgccgccgcctccgccattGCGCGGGCGCCGGTTCTTGCTGCAGGTGGTGGGGGCTCCacgagcggcgcggcggtggaggtcgAAGAGGTCGCGGTTCTcgcgggcgggagcgggaaCGGGAGCTTCGGGGAAGCAGAAGCAGCCCGCCGCTCAGATGCTGGAGGTTTTCCGTCCGGGCGAGGCGTGGGTTCGGCAATGGAGGCGAAACTGGGAAGCGAAAAGGGCCAAGCTCCCGCGAATGGTGAGGGTTCGGATAAGGCCATGGCATTGGAAGGAGCCGATGCTGGAGGTGGGGATGTTAATAAGCCGGCGAAAGATGCGGTTTTGGAGAAACCCAATTCCGCAGCAGTCGAGAAAACAGCCAGAGGAGCTGCTGGTTCGGCAATGGCGACGCCATTTCTTGTTAGCAATGCGTCTGCTTCCCAAGGAGCAGCCACTCCAGGAGAGGAACCGAAGAAACTCAAGTCTGTGCAACATGTCAATTCAACCATGGAAGCTTCAGGCCCAGCAGTGGGAGGAAGTGGAAATTCCTCTGAAGAAGAAGCCTATACTTCTCAACAAGTGCAACAATTGGAGGCTCATTCGACAGTACTGAACAGCTCTGGAGCAGCTCCATCCAGTCCAAGTAGGCAAAACACTGATCCGGTTCAGGAAACGGTGGGGAGCAAGGTGGATGTGGTGAGAAGCAATGCAACATTATTGTGCAATGTATATGATGGGAGGTGGGTGTTCGATGAGAGCTATCCACTCTACACGAGTGATCTGTGCCCCTTCATAGACGAAGGATTCAGCTGCGAAGCAAATGGAAGAATGGATCGAAGCTACATGAAGTGGAGGTGGCAGCCAACACATTGCAGTATCCCGAGGTGCTGCACAATGTCTATGACTATATATGATGCATGTGTGCAGTTTCTCAGTTGCTGAGGTTATTGAGAAGAACATTTGCTTGCTTTGGCAGGTTCGATGCTAGGAAAATGCTTGAGATGTTGCAAGGAAAGCGACTAGTGTTTATCGGAGACTCCATTAACAGAAACCAGTGGGAATCCATGATGTGCTTGCTGAGAGGGGCAGTCTCAGATCCTGCAAGGATTCATGAAGCTCGGGGCCGCAGGATTActaaagagagaggagattaCAACTTTAAGTTTTTGGTTCGTATGATCTAATATTGACTATTGAATATGTTCAGTGTTTTGAGTGTAGTAGATAAGATTTATCTTGAGGTTGCTGCAGGATTACAACTGTAGTGTGGAGTACCATGTGACACATTTCTTGGTGCATGAAGGCAAGGCAAGAATTGGCCAGAAGCGCACAAGAACGCTACGCATTGATACCATCGATCGCACCTCATCAAAATGGAGGGGCGCTGATTTTCTTGTGTTCAACACTGCTCATTGGTGGTCGCATCACAAAACAAAAGCTGGGTGAGTGTTGACAAATGTGAATGAAACATTCCTGCTTGCTGTAGTGCAACCAAATTAATCTGTTCATGCAGATTTTGACATTCCTGTTTCTTAAAACTAGGGACTTGCAGAGTAACACTAGTTCTGTCATACTATTATATACTACTAGGTCTAGCAGCTTAATGATAGCCTCTTACAGATGCATTTCATTTTCAGAGTGAACTACTATCAAGAAGGTGATCATGTGTATCCCCATCTCGACGCCTCGACAGCTTTCCTTAAAGCACTAGCCACATGGGGATCATGGGTTGACCATTACATCAATCCAAGGAAAACCCGAGTGTTCTTCCGAAGCTCATCCCCGTCGCATTTCAGGTTTGCTTCCTCAGCTGTTCAATCTTAGCACTCGAAACTTGATGCAGCAGCTTAGCAACTTATCCCTGTCTGCAGCGGCGGAGAGTGGAATTCAGGGGGACACTGCAGAGAGAGCACGCTGCCTCTCAATGACACTCGTGTAAGGCCGGTGCCTGAGATGAACATGATGTTGGAACATGTAACACGGCAAATGAAGACGCATGTGACAATTCTGAACATTACCAATCTATCCGGGCTCAGGATAGATGGGCATCCATCCGTGTATGGGAGGAAGGGAGTAGTAGGTTTGGCAGCATCGAGCATCCAGGATTGCAGCCACTGGTGCCTTCCTGGAGTGCCAGATGCATGGAATGAACTGTTGTTCTACCATCTAGTATCCTCACAAGAAAATGGTGTAACAGGCTAGTCACTACGTGTCACGAGACTATGActatatatatccaaattCAACACTGCAATCTGTAATTATGTAATAGGGGCTTTTGAAAAGAGCGAGCACTCATTTTCCTACTCCAATCGTCCAATGCATCTCTTCAACAGAAGATACATTCGTTTCGCATCACTAGCTTTTACGAATTACGAGCAAGAACATGCGATATAATGACGAGAGTCCTGATTGGAACCGAGACCAGAAAAACTACAGTATACAATAATAGCTCGCAAATGCAAAGTAGAGATTCATGTCTAATATTGGAGAACCAATTTCAGAGTAAAGgcaaaaattatacatagCATAAATTCCAAACTTTGTACAAATAAAGTTGCCAACggcttatttttcttttattcgcATACCCGATACCTCAGTTTATTTACCAAGAACAAGGAATATAGAATATGCTTATTATGCCAACGAATAGACCTTGTATAATGGACTAGAACTAAAATGTATTTCAATGACGATATAGTTTACAGGTGCCGGTATCATCTGGAGCTACTCTTCGACTATCTAGCAACTTTGTGCGCTCGATGGTGAGAGACAGATGCTTCATCCTTTTTTGACCCTTCCGGTCTCCTTGCCCAAGCTGGGGCCTGGTCAGGTCCATAGCGATAATCATAAAAGAGT from Oryza brachyantha chromosome 3, ObraRS2, whole genome shotgun sequence carries:
- the LOC102700223 gene encoding protein trichome birefringence-like 6; amino-acid sequence: MDRQRSSSSSSTSCYCLLSPKGLILLSFASSSLLFSFLFSLFALRFGRPLHLPFVASSSLGGNAAASAIARAPVLAAGGGGSTSGAAVEVEEVAVLAGGSGNGSFGEAEAARRSDAGGFPSGRGVGSAMEAKLGSEKGQAPANGEGSDKAMALEGADAGGGDVNKPAKDAVLEKPNSAAVEKTARGAAGSAMATPFLVSNASASQGAATPGEEPKKLKSVQHVNSTMEASGPAVGGSGNSSEEEAYTSQQVQQLEAHSTVLNSSGAAPSSPSRQNTDPVQETVGSKVDVVRSNATLLCNVYDGRWVFDESYPLYTSDLCPFIDEGFSCEANGRMDRSYMKWRWQPTHCSIPRFDARKMLEMLQGKRLVFIGDSINRNQWESMMCLLRGAVSDPARIHEARGRRITKERGDYNFKFLDYNCSVEYHVTHFLVHEGKARIGQKRTRTLRIDTIDRTSSKWRGADFLVFNTAHWWSHHKTKAGVNYYQEGDHVYPHLDASTAFLKALATWGSWVDHYINPRKTRVFFRSSSPSHFSGGEWNSGGHCRESTLPLNDTRVRPVPEMNMMLEHVTRQMKTHVTILNITNLSGLRIDGHPSVYGRKGVVGLAASSIQDCSHWCLPGVPDAWNELLFYHLVSSQENGVTG